Genomic segment of Populus trichocarpa isolate Nisqually-1 chromosome 12, P.trichocarpa_v4.1, whole genome shotgun sequence:
AAAGAGTAGAAAATAACTCAAACAGTGTTcgaaaaacatttctttcttctctagttttgtcaattttccagcaaacatgagctacactcctgcacttggttCGAAAAACAGAGGAACGGGTCTACCGGTTGAGAACCAGTTGACCTGTTGAATTAAAGGAATTGGTCTACTGGTTAAGTCGGTAGAATTACTTTTCCTGttcataataagtttttttttgtttagtttaattcATTGTTTGTTTAAGACTTTAGACCTATAAATAGACTTGTAATCGAAAGCATAAATATAAATGTAGAAGAGAGAagataagtatataaaaaaaaatacttaataaaatatatatttctctcaaatttcttcttgttttctagCTTTGcaatttaatattgttatcCATATTAAACTACTGGACTAATTTTCTTCCAACAAAGTCATCAGCTATAAACTTGCAGTGTAGGACTCCAGCACATACATGAATGATGTGAATTTGACCATTCTATGCAATTAGGTATCCATATAAAGAAACAGTGCTGATGCGCAGATCAATAGAATACTGCAGATATCATCAGGTGTCAGCGGTGGCAAAAACCTCGGACAATATCAAATCAAGAATTAGATTTTTGCCATCACGAGTTCGAACAGCTTCAAGAAGATCAAAAACACCTTCAGTAGCCCTCTAAATGCTAAAACTTTGCAGGCGAAGTAAGATGAGAAAATAGGTGCTCCATTTCTTGAAGCAACCAAAGCTTTAAATGCAAGTGGCATAAAGAAAACCAGCATATCTTATGCTGAGATAAAAAGGTGCCAAAGCAGTAAACAAGACGTATTCAGCTCATATCCTCTTCAAATGATAGATATTAGCGTGTTCAAAACCTTAGAGTTCTTTACATGATCACTTAAAGTTTTCACTAAATTCAATGAGATGTTGATTAGCTTGATTATAAATTACATTTAGCTGTTTATCTATTATCGATAATGTTAAAGAGTTAATGTATGAAATGGAGATATAGGAGATAAAATTTACGACTCCATCGAACAGAATGCTTCCACATCAAATAAAGCACCTTTACTTTAGTTTAGTTGGTAGGTATATACTGGATAGATGTCAGTGACATTCCAAAAATTTTACAAGATGTTGTTCAAAGTGAGATATGATGATGTTGCAGAAAGCTTGTTCGAAATTTCTGTAGGGTGAAATAAATCCCAGAACAAGTTAAGAGTTCTAAAAGAACATGGAGTTTCGTTAGGAACGCATTGGCCATGCTCATTTACTTTACAGCAGCCGTTGAGTTCAAAACTGAAACCTGAAACTCGTGAATAGAAATAGGTATGTTATTACTAACAGAACAGAATGAAAGATTTGACAATAAAATGGACATGAAGAGTCGAAGAATGTTGAGTAGTAAGCATTACCTGGAGATGCAGTATATTCTGACCCAAATCCAATTGCATTAAGGTATATAAATCTTGCATCGGCCAAATCGTTGTTCAATTGATTTACAAGTGATATGAGTCGGCTGTTAAAGTAATTTACTGCATCATTCATGTAGTCAACGCATAATGAGCCTTTTGTGTCCTAGTTAGCAGTAGAATGTGGTGCGCAGCCGATAGGTCCGATTCCATTCAGCGCCACTTTCCTTGCTCCAGAATTGTACAATGTCTGTGAAgaaggaaataataataataataataataatagatgtTCCATTTAGCAAAATATATACGCTTCAAATTCAGAGAACAAATACATGTATACTTATCGCTATACTGACCATAATTTGTTGAGAATATTGTTTAATAAGTGCTTCTGCATATTTGTCTGGAGTGTATTGACTGCTTGTATTGTAGTATTGTGGCATGAAATAGTTGTTTAGATAATCGTTACTGCCGATTACGGACCAATAAAAGCACTTGTTTAGGTGGTTGGCTGCGGACTTGCTCCCTAACATATCAACTATGCGTGAGACAATAGTCTGATGATTTTCCAACTGTTTGCTTAATTCAAGGTTAACACCCTgcaaacataaattttcatgtttaGATTTAGGACAGACacgtaaaatataaaaaaagtataactAATTTACCAATTGCTTCCCGGTTTCTTGTCTGATTCCTGCGGAACCAGATGCGTAATTTACTCCTCTGAGAATTTCAGAGCTATTGACAGTCAGAAAGGATGGAATGAAATCGTCAAAGCCAAGAAGTTCACCTGTAAGGAGAAACTGTGCGCTTAGCTTGAATCCTAACTAAAACAACCATAAATAGATAAATCCATAGTAGGAATTAGCTTCCTAGCTAGGTCCTAGCAGAAGGACCCATCACCagatttttgaaaacttttagTCACAAGATTGTATTTG
This window contains:
- the LOC18103715 gene encoding GDSL esterase/lipase At1g29660 is translated as MAHKTKLHLSIFLLLIVTFCEQDHVHGEPKVPCYFIFGDSLVDSGNNNNLETIAKVNYPPYGIDFPGGPTGRFTNGRTIADIMGFKLSAQFLLTGELLGFDDFIPSFLTVNSSEILRGVNYASGSAGIRQETGKQLGVNLELSKQLENHQTIVSRIVDMLGSKSAANHLNKCFYWSVIGSNDYLNNYFMPQYYNTSSQYTPDKYAEALIKQYSQQIMTLYNSGARKVALNGIGPIGCAPHSTAN